ATAAACAAATGTGTGCTTCCAAACATATATTTGAAGTATTATCTTGGACTCTCAGTGTTTGTATATTCATTTATAAtgattatttaataaatttcaaaatgaaatgctAGAAAATTTCTTCAAACAATGTACCTTTAacttacatttatgtatataataaagCATACCTAAGTGTATTTAAAGCTAAACATGTACACCATAAGACTTTTGAAAATAACAAATCAGGATCATATTTACAAGAAAGAATTAAGCTTTACAAACACAATATTATGTAATGAAGTATTCAATAATTTCTGACCTTTAAGTATCCTTTCCAAATCACCTGTACTCAATTTAATACATTATATAGTACCCTATTACCATTTCCATGGAATAGTGACTCAACTTCATGGTTGATAAGATGTGTGATTTGAAAATGTTAAGGTACTCAGCATTCCATAAGAAGCACTAGAATGAGGACATGAACTACAGGCAGAGTGAACTCAGTCTGCTGTCATTATACTGTGTTTGAAGAGTGACAATAAAGTCCTCActttattgtgataaaataaaGGTGATAATTTGGGAAGAGACAGCAGGTCAGCTTTTCTAACAGAATGCCCATTGTTAGGGACATGGATCATCAAGTCTGTTAGCTATCTCGTTACCTTAAGGACAGTTTTTatagtgaaaaataaatttcttactAGACCTGGGAAGGACTAAAATTATAATAAGAGGACCAAGTATAAATTTACTAAATTCTTCAATTACTTAACAATTAAACCATTGCAATGTTGTTATTTTCACTATCAGTCTAATCATTCACTTTTATGTAAATACCCTTTCTAATAATATTAGCAAGTCTTATTCACACACTCACCAAATCCTCTCTTAACATAATGATGTTTTCTAGTTGAGAACAATGGAATGAAATAATGAGATTGCTTACAAAGTACACAGGTAAATATTCAACCTGGACTATTCAGTTTACCCAGGTTCCCCAGCTAGGAGCAGGCTGACTCtcttgttttgagatttttcagCCTTATATTCTAGTGTTTGTCCTCAGTGCCTGGAGCCTGTGGCCCCAGCGCAGTCAGTTGGTAATCAAAGTCTGTCTTTCTATGGGATATTTGTTAGGAAACCACCAATGTCAAAGCTAGTGAATTTATTAgcatttttttcttgagttttaaGCTTACATGCCATTAGAGACCATGTGTGTTTCCAGCCTTTTAAGTGTATAGATAAATAAGAAAGCTATGAAAACTAAGTTCAATGCCTAATTATTCACAGGAATTTgactatgaaaatataaattgatTTAGTTAGTTTTTTCTTGATTATATCTAACTTGTTTCTTGAGTACAACTTatcaaaatgtacatattttcaAGAACAAAGTATTCTCTAATGACAGAGGGAAGTTAGTACACTCACCTTTTGAAATAAGGATTCATTCTAAAGTAGCAAGTCAAGATAATTATACCATAATTTTATAGTGTACTAGCTGTCTCCCACAATCATTGTTCACCATTGAGAGTAAGTCTCTGAACAGTCTGGGGATTCAACTGTGAATCCAAATCCCCATGGACCATTTTCTCAGGTGAAAATAGTTCATTCAACATGAACACGATTTTCAAGGAGTcaatctgatttttcttttgtgtgtgtgtgtgaaaattagTGAACCTTCGTTTGATAATTATTAGAAGTATATGATACAAAATTACCTCAAATAAATGCTGGTTCTAGGTTCATTTTACTTTTCATGGTATTGGATCTGAGATTAAAAATAGGCAACACTGTCTTCTTTCATTTAATACATTTTCATCTGTATAAGTGTTTTGTACTGAGTATGTAACACACTTTGTTAGGTAGCTTTAGGAATATGGGAAGGGAGGAGatgtgaaattttttaaaaaccaattatTTAAGAAAGACATAATTTTCATAGCCAAAGGTACAAACTATTATTATATAGAAAACTGTGAGTACAAAAACACATGGCTGGtcctcaaataaaaattaatatgtcATAATTCATACCTCAAACAAgaattttagcttttattttgtaATGGAGTATGTTAGAAATAGTATTCTTCAGTTTGAATACCCATTAGAACTCCTGATAATCTTAATTTTATGGAGTCCATCACTATATCTTTAATTACCCCTTGCTGAAGTGGCTGACCACTGAACACTAACCAACTTTCAAAACTCCACTGCCCAAGCTCTCTTGTTCACCTCCAACCTCCTGAGTACAGTGATTCTTAAAACTCTGAACATTCTTGCAGGGACCATGAAAAAATATCTGACACTACTAACATATCCTTCTTCCAGAGAGCCCTGGGGCTATTAGCCAGACTGCTCCTCTGCTTTATGTCCATTGGAAATACAGTCTGAAAACCAAAGAGGAAATTGCTATTGAAAGAGAAATGTCTACTGTAAGTGTTGGTATGGTGAACATTCCAGTTATAAAGCTCTATAttaatgcatttttcattttctgttattgcATACATTTCAGCTGACCATTACTTGCTTACTGAGTGTTGGGTATGTTAAGTTTTATATCTTAAAAACTAGAGATTTGTTTCTCTTACACACTGCCATTTGCTTCTCTGTTTActatcctgtgttttcatttggtggataaatatttttctaattgtttGACAAGGATAATTGAGGATTGACTAGTCATTTACTCAATTAGTCCTGATATACTACTTGTTCTTGACTATATTAGATCCAAGTTCAAAGACAGAGTTCCCTATCACACTGTGGCTACAATCTGTGCAATGGTTGTTTGCCTGTAGTTTCTCTAGTTTTGAGGATATATGTGATGTCTATTGATTATATCTCTTTCAAGGATATGCCTAAGTTTATGATTCTTGCCGCTCTCACAACCATCTTATCTTAAATTTAATTTAAGTTTATAACATTTTCTTCTGAATGTCTAGTTCTCTCATTGAAAACAAAAGTGTATTTCTTACTGTAGGGAAATTGACTCAGGGgattttctctctcctcatactcttatgtgggttccaggaaatgAATTCAAGTCATCAGGGTTTGGTGGTGGGGCTTTAACCTGCAAACCtatctcactcacacacacacacacacacacacacacacacacacacacacacacacacacacaaataattttaggTCTATTTCCCTCATTTGTCACTTTCTGGGGATGTTGAAGATATACTTAACCTTTTGTCATTTGTTTCTCTTGTATATACCACAGGACTAATTCAAGTAGACAAGAGGCTGTGCCATTATTTGAACAGAAGCCtctatgcacatgaatgcagtatTGCATTCACATAACTTACTTACATAGGTACTACCATATTTGACACATTCCTCACATCCTTCAGTCCTTTCTCAGGTTTTTGGTTCTCAGTGACTCCTACACCAGCAACCCCTTGCCTGTGTCACATCAACCCCTCACACATGACCTTggctttgttgttgatttttgttttatcaacAGTTCTCAACATCTTCTGATAGTCTAAATCACTTACCTTTTAGTTTTATTGTCAAGATCCTATATTAGAGGATATATTCCACCCTTGCCAGTTTTCATTTGTAACACTATCTAATGGGCTAgactaacattaaaaatatatcactAGACACCATTCTAGATTgtttgaaaatgcaaatgaatgaacaaaaacatCAATGCCTTTTGTTTTATAAGCAAGAAAATGGAATCTGTTTCTAAACACTAAagtggagggggaaaaaagagtaaaTGTGATCACATGAGAAGACTGATTGCATCTCTCCTAAAGATAGTCAAAGTGTTTCAAAGAAGATATAGCCATTTGAACATGAGGGGGAGGGTCTTGACCATGATGTCTTTTGTCTCACTGTTGGACTTGTAGACTCGGGTCTTTTGTAGGAAACAATTGCTGttgttcctgttttttgtttgtttgtttgtttgtttgtttttgattccCTTGTTCCTATCAAGCTTAACAATATGACTCAACCTGAAGTAGGAATTTAACATTTGAAGCTGACAGGAATTCAGGTTAACCAGAGAAGGGTTTCCTGTATTTTTCTaccaaatacttaaaaaatattaaaataacttcaaaatattgcagcattttatgttttacatgtatcacttttttgttaattaaaaactttatttgattttattattaaagttATTAAAGGTAACTTACTAtgacactttgatttttttctgtaatctGAAAATTGAATTATGATATTTATTGCAATGCCCCTTATTTGCTAATAATATATCAACACACATTTTTCAACCACAGACACTCAACTTGTATTGCTATATCCATAAGACACCATTGCAATATCAAGTCCTACAATGTAACAAAtgtttctaagaaaatattttcctgccAAATTGTCTCTTTAGAGCACCCTTAATCTCGTTATTTCTGAGGCTGTAGATAAGGGGGTTCAACATGGGGATCACCACCATGTAGAACACAGACAACACTTTGTTCTGGTCTGTGGAGTAGCTGGACTTGGGCATCACATAGATGAATGTGACAGCCCCATAGAAGAGAGTGACtgcagtgagatgggaggtgcaggtggagaaggctttcTGGTGGCCCTCAGTGGAGCGCATCTTCAGGATGGTGATGAGGATGTAGGTGTAGGAGACAACAATGACAAGTGCTGTGAACACAATGACAGTGCCAACAGAAATAGTGGCAAGACCTATGAGGACACTGTCATCAGAACAGGAGAGTTCAACTAAAGGAGtaaaatcacagaaaaagtgattgattctatttggtccacagaagagaaaagaaaaaaaggaaatggtgAAGGAGGAAGCATTAAGAAAACCACTCACGTATGCTACTATAAGCAGCTGGACACAGACTTGTGTGGACATCTTTATGGAATAAAGCAGTGGACTACAGATTGCCATAAAACGATCATAAGCCATAGCAGCCAGAACAAAGCACTCAACTGTTCCAAAGAAAGCACCTGAGCCAAGCTGAATGGCACATCCAAGGTAGGTAATGGTACTTTTCTTCACCAGGAAGTTGACAAGCATATTGGGTGTGACAGAAGATGAATAGCCTATGTCAGCAGAAGCCAAGTGGCTGAGAAAAAAGTACATGGGGTGATGAAGCTGGGAAGAGACTCTGATGAGAAGGATGGTGCTGAGGTTCCCACACACAGTCACTAGGTAGATGCACAGGATGATAATGAAGAGGATGACTCTAAGGACTGGGTCATCTGTTAAGCCCAATAAAATGAACTCTGTCACTGCAGTGTGGTTCCCATCCTCCAGGAAAGCCATGGGACAGTGTAGCTGCTGCCAGAGCAAGGCTGTGATGGAGATATTACAGGAAGGGAtttataaaaatgactttattttcagCAACTCAATCTTAAGGTATCACAAATAAATAGATCATTAAAAATCACTGACAGTTTTATGTGACAAAATTTTAGTCAGGACTCTGGGAGTACGTTCATTTAATGTGACttagaatttgaaaacaaatgctAGCAACCTTTCTTAAAATAATGTATCTCTTGTCTTTTTAGgtatatatagtaatatatacCTATGtggttttataaataaagtttaaaatgtgaGACTTATATAAAAAAACCTAAAATTATAAATACCAACAAGACAGATAATGTGTAAGCACAGAATTGTGTGATGAAGACTTAAATAATGGCTAACCTTACTGCATGCTTACTAAGTACCAGAACAAGACATAGAATTTTATATATGGTTGTTTAGTTACTAACAGTTAGTATTAAGCAATATTATTATTTCTATCTTATCAAGACTATTTAATTTGAAAATGGCAAGTAGTTTATGACTACACAAGAAGTCTAGAATCAGCATATGA
Above is a window of Onychomys torridus unplaced genomic scaffold, mOncTor1.1, whole genome shotgun sequence DNA encoding:
- the LOC118576461 gene encoding olfactory receptor 502-like, with the protein product MAFLEDGNHTAVTEFILLGLTDDPVLRVILFIIILCIYLVTVCGNLSTILLIRVSSQLHHPMYFFLSHLASADIGYSSSVTPNMLVNFLVKKSTITYLGCAIQLGSGAFFGTVECFVLAAMAYDRFMAICSPLLYSIKMSTQVCVQLLIVAYVSGFLNASSFTISFFSFLFCGPNRINHFFCDFTPLVELSCSDDSVLIGLATISVGTVIVFTALVIVVSYTYILITILKMRSTEGHQKAFSTCTSHLTAVTLFYGAVTFIYVMPKSSYSTDQNKVLSVFYMVVIPMLNPLIYSLRNNEIKGALKRQFGRKIFS